In Raphanus sativus cultivar WK10039 chromosome 5, ASM80110v3, whole genome shotgun sequence, the following proteins share a genomic window:
- the LOC108862700 gene encoding uncharacterized protein LOC108862700 isoform X1: MGENESWAVSPPSPPNGLLPGKAASVTRPLDAERWRKAEDRTAKLIACIQPNPPSEDRRNAVARYVRRLIMDCFPLQVEIFTFGSVPLKTYLPDGDIDLTAFTTNQSLKDSWANLVRDMLEKEEKNVNAEFRVKEVQYIQAEVKLIKCLVENIVVDISFNQIGGLCTLCFLEEADLFINQNHLFKRSIILIKAWCYYESRILGAHHGLISTYALETLVLYIFHVFNNSFSGPLEVLYRFLEFFSKFDWQNFCISLWGPVPVSSLPDVTAEPPRKDVGKLRKSEAFLKEFSRAYAVNPVAQETQGHPFVAKHFNVIDPLRENNNLGRSVSKGNFFRIRSAFTLGAKKLSRLLECPKENLIDEVNQFFMNTWERHGSGRRPDAPGNDLWLSRLGDLEPCLQADNVSNSSSSKRNQNSARLGGLQGARTIPSQQKNGGAEAMRTVTYQTQKNCVNSYQPAQEVRSNQNASNGKLQQIAKPEIMVNNLNGRHLFARTRSSPELTETYGEALLPSRRTRAPEAGKRQNNSTRADSIRDKNLESESLSSSIRNAADSSSVRHTPSPRSPDSTVDINSAVNSYCDDLGSVSVNEDFSAAGEQRVPQEEQDLVNSMTYVAGQGFHGHFPFPFNFSTGPHLPFPVTPAVLASMGYGQRNVPGNLPSNLPFMETPWGTNVQYPQNFVSPPFTHYFPSGSHPMSEKLSKAGNEEMGSPEVNAEESDHDHWYEQERGTPSSRLENGVYGVHQANDKHHSASAEHSFLPSSRKILSTGGDNLENSHSPVRGSQIQSEERNAGSRSVSCASSVRSRTSSESSWDGSTTKGSNPARDKRNRKVVSGAASALYGKGKSVPEHSIQVEDVNRDRILVSSNEITERDLDPRLNVASFQLQRHQIHGNELAQASGSESTLSLAPFILGHGMQRKEAESSGYTFVPTGPPVPFFAMLPVSNYQAGANATSDTLASHLSVDEVVENHYPCKSFGSFRGLDQSEISVSSHSSGVGSYVEPREHKNDILNGDIMSHWQNLQFGRSCQSFQHPPVLYPPPVVVPPAYLQGRLPWDGPGRPLTYTNVANQLMTYGPRLVPVAPVSTRPPNIYPRYVNETPRYRSGTGTYFPNPKISPREQRPTSATRRGNYGHDRNDHQSDWNAGAKARGSGRSSHNNRNQVDNKPRQERSDRQWGSSYRHESSSYSSHHSQNGPIRSNNSQDALGNVAYSVYRLPPGMKQNSVTSPEGQHNSPSAMMFYPYDHNSVDEAPHLNDGNHSAGGGGGFEDQTRYRGAHMSSSPDDPSSPRFPRGK, from the exons ATGGGTGAGAATGAATCATGGGCGGTTTCTCCGCCGTCGCCACCGAACGGGCTATTACCTGGGAAGGCCGCATCGGTGACAAGGCCCCTGGATGCGGAGAGATGGCGCAAGGCTGAGGATAGAACCGCTAAGCTCATTGCTTGCATCCAGCCTAATCCTCCTTCTGAGGATCGACGTAATGCGGTTGCTAGATACGTGCGGAGGCTTATCATGGATTGCTTCCCTCTCCAGGTTGAG ATCTTTACTTTTGGATCGGTGCCACTGAAGACTTATTTACCAGATGGAGACATTGACTTAACTGCCTTCACCACTAACCAGAGCCTGAAGGATTCCTGGGCTAATTTGGTTCGTGATATGCTTGAAAAGGAAGAGAAGAATGTCAATGCTGAGTTCCGTGTTAAAGAAGTCCAGTATATTCAGGCTGAA GTAAAGTTAATTAAGTGTCTGGTGGAGAACATTGTGGTGGATATATCTTTCAACCAGATTGGAGGCCTGTGTACACTATGCTTCCTTGAGGAG GCTGATCTCTTTATAAACCAGAACCATTTGTTCAAGCGTAGTATCATTTTGATTAAAGCCTGGTGTTATTACGAGAGCCGTATTTTGGGAGCTCACCATGGGCTTATCTCAACCTATGCCCTGGAAACCTTGGTTCTTTACATTTTTCACGTTTTCAACAACTCGTTTTCTGGACCCCTCGAG GTTCTCTATCGTTTTCTTGAGTTCTTTAGTAAGTTTGACTGGCAGAATTTTTGTATTAGCCTCTGGGGTCCTGTTCCAGTTAGTTCACTACCAGATGTAACAG CGGAGCCTCCTCGAAAAGATGTTGGAAAGTTACGAAAGAGCGAAGCGTTTCTTAAAGAATTTAGTAGAGCTTATGCAGTTAACCCTGTTGCTCAAGAGACACAGGGGCATCCTTTTGTTGCCAAACATTTCAATGTTATAGACCCTTTGCGTGAAAACAACAACCTTGGACGAAGTGTCAGTAAAG GTAACTTCTTTAGGATACGAAGTGCATTTACTCTTGGTGCCAAGAAGTTATCTAGGTTACTTGAATGTCCTAAGGAGAATTTGATCGATGAGGTTAACCAATTTTTTATGAATACATGGGAAAGACATGGCAGTGGTCGTCGTCCTGATGCTCCTGGAAATGATCTATGGCTATCAAGACTGGGAGATCTCGAGCCTTGTCTTCAAGCTGACAATGTTAGTAATTCTTCAAGCAgcaaaagaaaccaaaattcCGCCCGTCTTGGTGGGCTTCAAGGAGCTCGCACTATACCCTCTCAACAGAAAAACGGTGGAGCAGAAGCTATGCGTACAGTAACatatcaaacccaaaagaattgTGTCAACTCTTACCAACCTGCTCAGGAAGTTCGGTCTAATCAAAATGCTTCAAATGGTAAACTTCAGCAAATTGCTAAGCCAGAAATTATGGTGAATAATTTGAATGGAAGGCATCTATTTGCGAGGACGCGGTCTAGCCCTGAGCTTACTGAGACATATGGTGAAGCTCTTTTGCCATCAAGGCGTACTAGAGCCCCAGAAGCTGGAAAACGCCAAAATAATTCCACGAGGGCTGATAGTATCAGGGATAAAAATCTAGAATCTGAGAGTTTGTCAAGCAGTATCAGAAATGCGGCGGACTCATCGTCAGTTAGGCATACACCATCCCCTCGAAGTCCTGATAGTACTGTTGACATAAATAGTGCAGTAAACAGCTATTGTGATGATTTAGGTTCAGTTTCCGTGAATGAGGATTTCTCTGCCGCAGGGGAACAGAGAGTACCACAGGAAGAACAAGATCTTGTTAACTCGATGACATATGTTGCAGGGCAAGGTTTTCATGGACACTTCCCTTTCCCTTTTAATTTTTCTACGGGCCCCCACTTACCGTTTCCAGTGACACCTGCCGTCTTAGCTTCAATGGGATATGGTCAGAGGAATGTGCCTGGTAATCTTCCTTCTAACCTTCCTTTCATGGAGACACCTTGGGGTACCAATGTGCAATATCCGCAAAACTTTGTGTCTCCACCATTTACCCATTATTTTCCGAGTGGATCCCATCCAATGTCAGAAAAGCTGAGCAAAGCTGGTAACGAAGAGATGGGGTCTCCAGAAGTAAACGCTGAAGAGTCTGACCATGATCACTGGTACGAGCAAGAAAGGGGAACTCCTAGTTCTAGACTTGAAAATGGGGTTTATGGAGTGCATCAGGCAAATGATAAACATCATTCAGCTTCTGCAGAGCACAGTTTCCTACCATCTAGTCGTAAAATACTGTCAACAGGAGGAGATAATTTAGAAAATTCCCACTCTCCAGTCAGAGGCAGTCAGATTCAGAGTGAGGAGAGAAACGCAGGCTCTAGATCTGTTTCTTGTGCTAGTTCCGTTAGAAGCAGGACTTCATCTGAAAGCTCTTGGGATGGATCAACTACAAAGGGCTCAAATCCAGCTAGGGATAAACGGAATAGGAAAGTAGTTTCTGGAGCTGCGTCTGCACTGTATGGAAAAGGCAAGAGTGTTCCTGAACACTCAATCCAGGTTGAAGATGTTAACCGAGACCGGATTCTTGTATCAAGCAATGAAATAACCGAAAGGGATCTGGACCCTCGTCTTAATGTTGCTTCATTCCAACTTCAGAGGCATCAAATACATGGTAATGAACTAGCTCAGGCAAGTGGATCAGAGTCCACACTGTCTCTTGCTCCGTTCATCCTTGGCCATGGGATGCAACGAAAAGAGGCTGAAAGTTCTGGATATACTTTTGTTCCCACTGGGCCACCTGTTCCGTTCTTTGCAATGCTTCCGGTGTCCAACTATCAAGCTGGTGCTAATGCGACATCGGATACTTTGGCAAGCCACCTCAGTGTGGATGAGGTAGTAGAGAATCATTACCCCTGTAAAAGTTTTGGCTCGTTCAGGGGACTTGATCAGTCTGAGATAAGTGTGTCTTCGCACTCCTCCGGAGTTGGCTCTTATGTAGAACCAAGGGAGCACAAAAATGATATTCTCAATGGAGATATTATGAGCCATTGGCAAAATTTGCAGTTTGGCCGCTCTTGCCAGAGTTTTCAGCATCCGCCGGTGTTGTACCCTCCTCCTGTTGTAGTGCCACCTGCTTATCTCCAGGGGCGTTTACCATGGGATGGTCCTGGAAGACCTCTTACTTACACCAATGTAGCTAATCAGCTGATGACCTACGGACCTCGTCTTGTACCCGTTGCTCCTGTTTCGACCAGGCCACCTAACATTTACCCTCGCTATGTTAATGAAACTCCCAGATATCGAAGTGGGACGGGAACCTATTTTCCAAATCCT AAAATTTCCCCTAGGGAGCAGCGGCCTACATCTGCCACGAGGCGAGGGAACTATGGGCATGACAGAAACGACCATCAAAGCGACTGGAATGCTGGTGCAAAGGCACGGGGTTCTGGACGTAGTAGCCACAACAATCGTAACCAAGTTGATAATAAGCCAAGGCAAGAACGGTCCGATAGGCAATGGGGGTCGTCGTATAGGCATGAATCATCCTCGTATTCTTCTCACCATTCTCAAAACGGTCCTATTCGCTCAAATAATTCACAAGATGCTCTTGGGAATGTTGCTTATAGCGTATACCGACTGCCACCGGGGATGAAGCAGAACAGTGTGACGTCTCCAGAGGGACAACACAACTCTCCATCAGCCATGATGTTTTATCCATACGATCATAACTCTGTGGATGAAGCGCCGCATCTTAATGACGGAAACCATTCAGCTGGTGGTGGTGGGGGATTTGAAGATCAGACAAGGTATCGTGGTGCTCATATGTCTTCTTCACCTGATGATCCTTCCTCGCCTCGCTTCCCTAG GGGAAAGTAA
- the LOC108862700 gene encoding uncharacterized protein LOC108862700 isoform X2, which translates to MGENESWAVSPPSPPNGLLPGKAASVTRPLDAERWRKAEDRTAKLIACIQPNPPSEDRRNAVARYVRRLIMDCFPLQIFTFGSVPLKTYLPDGDIDLTAFTTNQSLKDSWANLVRDMLEKEEKNVNAEFRVKEVQYIQAEVKLIKCLVENIVVDISFNQIGGLCTLCFLEEADLFINQNHLFKRSIILIKAWCYYESRILGAHHGLISTYALETLVLYIFHVFNNSFSGPLEVLYRFLEFFSKFDWQNFCISLWGPVPVSSLPDVTAEPPRKDVGKLRKSEAFLKEFSRAYAVNPVAQETQGHPFVAKHFNVIDPLRENNNLGRSVSKGNFFRIRSAFTLGAKKLSRLLECPKENLIDEVNQFFMNTWERHGSGRRPDAPGNDLWLSRLGDLEPCLQADNVSNSSSSKRNQNSARLGGLQGARTIPSQQKNGGAEAMRTVTYQTQKNCVNSYQPAQEVRSNQNASNGKLQQIAKPEIMVNNLNGRHLFARTRSSPELTETYGEALLPSRRTRAPEAGKRQNNSTRADSIRDKNLESESLSSSIRNAADSSSVRHTPSPRSPDSTVDINSAVNSYCDDLGSVSVNEDFSAAGEQRVPQEEQDLVNSMTYVAGQGFHGHFPFPFNFSTGPHLPFPVTPAVLASMGYGQRNVPGNLPSNLPFMETPWGTNVQYPQNFVSPPFTHYFPSGSHPMSEKLSKAGNEEMGSPEVNAEESDHDHWYEQERGTPSSRLENGVYGVHQANDKHHSASAEHSFLPSSRKILSTGGDNLENSHSPVRGSQIQSEERNAGSRSVSCASSVRSRTSSESSWDGSTTKGSNPARDKRNRKVVSGAASALYGKGKSVPEHSIQVEDVNRDRILVSSNEITERDLDPRLNVASFQLQRHQIHGNELAQASGSESTLSLAPFILGHGMQRKEAESSGYTFVPTGPPVPFFAMLPVSNYQAGANATSDTLASHLSVDEVVENHYPCKSFGSFRGLDQSEISVSSHSSGVGSYVEPREHKNDILNGDIMSHWQNLQFGRSCQSFQHPPVLYPPPVVVPPAYLQGRLPWDGPGRPLTYTNVANQLMTYGPRLVPVAPVSTRPPNIYPRYVNETPRYRSGTGTYFPNPKISPREQRPTSATRRGNYGHDRNDHQSDWNAGAKARGSGRSSHNNRNQVDNKPRQERSDRQWGSSYRHESSSYSSHHSQNGPIRSNNSQDALGNVAYSVYRLPPGMKQNSVTSPEGQHNSPSAMMFYPYDHNSVDEAPHLNDGNHSAGGGGGFEDQTRYRGAHMSSSPDDPSSPRFPRGK; encoded by the exons ATGGGTGAGAATGAATCATGGGCGGTTTCTCCGCCGTCGCCACCGAACGGGCTATTACCTGGGAAGGCCGCATCGGTGACAAGGCCCCTGGATGCGGAGAGATGGCGCAAGGCTGAGGATAGAACCGCTAAGCTCATTGCTTGCATCCAGCCTAATCCTCCTTCTGAGGATCGACGTAATGCGGTTGCTAGATACGTGCGGAGGCTTATCATGGATTGCTTCCCTCTCCAG ATCTTTACTTTTGGATCGGTGCCACTGAAGACTTATTTACCAGATGGAGACATTGACTTAACTGCCTTCACCACTAACCAGAGCCTGAAGGATTCCTGGGCTAATTTGGTTCGTGATATGCTTGAAAAGGAAGAGAAGAATGTCAATGCTGAGTTCCGTGTTAAAGAAGTCCAGTATATTCAGGCTGAA GTAAAGTTAATTAAGTGTCTGGTGGAGAACATTGTGGTGGATATATCTTTCAACCAGATTGGAGGCCTGTGTACACTATGCTTCCTTGAGGAG GCTGATCTCTTTATAAACCAGAACCATTTGTTCAAGCGTAGTATCATTTTGATTAAAGCCTGGTGTTATTACGAGAGCCGTATTTTGGGAGCTCACCATGGGCTTATCTCAACCTATGCCCTGGAAACCTTGGTTCTTTACATTTTTCACGTTTTCAACAACTCGTTTTCTGGACCCCTCGAG GTTCTCTATCGTTTTCTTGAGTTCTTTAGTAAGTTTGACTGGCAGAATTTTTGTATTAGCCTCTGGGGTCCTGTTCCAGTTAGTTCACTACCAGATGTAACAG CGGAGCCTCCTCGAAAAGATGTTGGAAAGTTACGAAAGAGCGAAGCGTTTCTTAAAGAATTTAGTAGAGCTTATGCAGTTAACCCTGTTGCTCAAGAGACACAGGGGCATCCTTTTGTTGCCAAACATTTCAATGTTATAGACCCTTTGCGTGAAAACAACAACCTTGGACGAAGTGTCAGTAAAG GTAACTTCTTTAGGATACGAAGTGCATTTACTCTTGGTGCCAAGAAGTTATCTAGGTTACTTGAATGTCCTAAGGAGAATTTGATCGATGAGGTTAACCAATTTTTTATGAATACATGGGAAAGACATGGCAGTGGTCGTCGTCCTGATGCTCCTGGAAATGATCTATGGCTATCAAGACTGGGAGATCTCGAGCCTTGTCTTCAAGCTGACAATGTTAGTAATTCTTCAAGCAgcaaaagaaaccaaaattcCGCCCGTCTTGGTGGGCTTCAAGGAGCTCGCACTATACCCTCTCAACAGAAAAACGGTGGAGCAGAAGCTATGCGTACAGTAACatatcaaacccaaaagaattgTGTCAACTCTTACCAACCTGCTCAGGAAGTTCGGTCTAATCAAAATGCTTCAAATGGTAAACTTCAGCAAATTGCTAAGCCAGAAATTATGGTGAATAATTTGAATGGAAGGCATCTATTTGCGAGGACGCGGTCTAGCCCTGAGCTTACTGAGACATATGGTGAAGCTCTTTTGCCATCAAGGCGTACTAGAGCCCCAGAAGCTGGAAAACGCCAAAATAATTCCACGAGGGCTGATAGTATCAGGGATAAAAATCTAGAATCTGAGAGTTTGTCAAGCAGTATCAGAAATGCGGCGGACTCATCGTCAGTTAGGCATACACCATCCCCTCGAAGTCCTGATAGTACTGTTGACATAAATAGTGCAGTAAACAGCTATTGTGATGATTTAGGTTCAGTTTCCGTGAATGAGGATTTCTCTGCCGCAGGGGAACAGAGAGTACCACAGGAAGAACAAGATCTTGTTAACTCGATGACATATGTTGCAGGGCAAGGTTTTCATGGACACTTCCCTTTCCCTTTTAATTTTTCTACGGGCCCCCACTTACCGTTTCCAGTGACACCTGCCGTCTTAGCTTCAATGGGATATGGTCAGAGGAATGTGCCTGGTAATCTTCCTTCTAACCTTCCTTTCATGGAGACACCTTGGGGTACCAATGTGCAATATCCGCAAAACTTTGTGTCTCCACCATTTACCCATTATTTTCCGAGTGGATCCCATCCAATGTCAGAAAAGCTGAGCAAAGCTGGTAACGAAGAGATGGGGTCTCCAGAAGTAAACGCTGAAGAGTCTGACCATGATCACTGGTACGAGCAAGAAAGGGGAACTCCTAGTTCTAGACTTGAAAATGGGGTTTATGGAGTGCATCAGGCAAATGATAAACATCATTCAGCTTCTGCAGAGCACAGTTTCCTACCATCTAGTCGTAAAATACTGTCAACAGGAGGAGATAATTTAGAAAATTCCCACTCTCCAGTCAGAGGCAGTCAGATTCAGAGTGAGGAGAGAAACGCAGGCTCTAGATCTGTTTCTTGTGCTAGTTCCGTTAGAAGCAGGACTTCATCTGAAAGCTCTTGGGATGGATCAACTACAAAGGGCTCAAATCCAGCTAGGGATAAACGGAATAGGAAAGTAGTTTCTGGAGCTGCGTCTGCACTGTATGGAAAAGGCAAGAGTGTTCCTGAACACTCAATCCAGGTTGAAGATGTTAACCGAGACCGGATTCTTGTATCAAGCAATGAAATAACCGAAAGGGATCTGGACCCTCGTCTTAATGTTGCTTCATTCCAACTTCAGAGGCATCAAATACATGGTAATGAACTAGCTCAGGCAAGTGGATCAGAGTCCACACTGTCTCTTGCTCCGTTCATCCTTGGCCATGGGATGCAACGAAAAGAGGCTGAAAGTTCTGGATATACTTTTGTTCCCACTGGGCCACCTGTTCCGTTCTTTGCAATGCTTCCGGTGTCCAACTATCAAGCTGGTGCTAATGCGACATCGGATACTTTGGCAAGCCACCTCAGTGTGGATGAGGTAGTAGAGAATCATTACCCCTGTAAAAGTTTTGGCTCGTTCAGGGGACTTGATCAGTCTGAGATAAGTGTGTCTTCGCACTCCTCCGGAGTTGGCTCTTATGTAGAACCAAGGGAGCACAAAAATGATATTCTCAATGGAGATATTATGAGCCATTGGCAAAATTTGCAGTTTGGCCGCTCTTGCCAGAGTTTTCAGCATCCGCCGGTGTTGTACCCTCCTCCTGTTGTAGTGCCACCTGCTTATCTCCAGGGGCGTTTACCATGGGATGGTCCTGGAAGACCTCTTACTTACACCAATGTAGCTAATCAGCTGATGACCTACGGACCTCGTCTTGTACCCGTTGCTCCTGTTTCGACCAGGCCACCTAACATTTACCCTCGCTATGTTAATGAAACTCCCAGATATCGAAGTGGGACGGGAACCTATTTTCCAAATCCT AAAATTTCCCCTAGGGAGCAGCGGCCTACATCTGCCACGAGGCGAGGGAACTATGGGCATGACAGAAACGACCATCAAAGCGACTGGAATGCTGGTGCAAAGGCACGGGGTTCTGGACGTAGTAGCCACAACAATCGTAACCAAGTTGATAATAAGCCAAGGCAAGAACGGTCCGATAGGCAATGGGGGTCGTCGTATAGGCATGAATCATCCTCGTATTCTTCTCACCATTCTCAAAACGGTCCTATTCGCTCAAATAATTCACAAGATGCTCTTGGGAATGTTGCTTATAGCGTATACCGACTGCCACCGGGGATGAAGCAGAACAGTGTGACGTCTCCAGAGGGACAACACAACTCTCCATCAGCCATGATGTTTTATCCATACGATCATAACTCTGTGGATGAAGCGCCGCATCTTAATGACGGAAACCATTCAGCTGGTGGTGGTGGGGGATTTGAAGATCAGACAAGGTATCGTGGTGCTCATATGTCTTCTTCACCTGATGATCCTTCCTCGCCTCGCTTCCCTAG GGGAAAGTAA
- the LOC108857544 gene encoding uncharacterized protein LOC108857544 isoform X1 gives MNNGQELQSSTQASHQGEQHQSLGAPPPIQDAVSVSASSNDSRKVSRQDIELVQNLIERCLQLYMNRDEVVKTLLARARIDPGFTRLVWQKLEEENADFFRAYYIRLKLKKQIILFNHLLEHQYHLMRYPPLVPPKIPLAPIPNGMHPMAAPVVNMPMGYPVLQHPQMHVHGHPHIDAMGMSSCHVVNGVPAPANFQPLKMNDMVIDTNVEDATTQVIPPNSGGMSEMAVSPASVASSGHFPFDASEMVMDASVLDSAFTSEVGGGGGGEGAGNARDSLRSFDQIPWNFSLSDLTADLSNLGDVYVAELGGLGNYPGSPFLPSDSEILLDSPDHEDIEEFFVDVPGPPCSNTDEEKP, from the exons ATGAATAACGGACAG GAACTACAATCTTCCACTCAAGCTTCACATCAAGGTGAACAGCACCAATCACTAGGTGCTCCTCCTCCTATACAAGATGCTGTTTCTGTATCTGCTTCAAGCAATGACAGTAGGAAAGTCTCAAGACAAGATATTGAACTT GTCCAGAATTTGATAGAAAGATGTCTTCAGTTGTACATGAACAGAGACGAGGTCGTGAAGACCCTCTTGGCCCGTGCACGAATTGACCCTGGATTTACACGCTTAG TTTGGCAGAAACTGGAAGAAGAGAACGCAGACTTCTTCAGGGCTTATTACATAAGGTTGAAACTAAAGAAGCAAATCATTTTGTTCAATCATTTGCTTGAGCACCAGTACCATCTCATGAGGTATCCTCCTCTTGTACCTCCAAAGATTCCTCTGGCACCTATACCAAACGGAATGCATCCCATGGCGGCACCTG TAGTAAACATGCCAATGGGGTATCCAGTGCTACAACATCCTCAAATGCATGTTCATGGCCATCCCCATATTGATGCAATGGGAATGTCAAGCTGCCATGTTGTTAACGGAGTCCCTGCACCTGCTAATTTCCAGCCATTGAAGATGAACGA CATGGTGATTGATACAAACGTGGAAGATGCAACTACTCAAGTGATTCCACCAAACAGTGGTGGGATGTCTGAGATGGCAGTGAGTCCAGCTTCAGTGGCATCAAGTGGACACTTTCCGTTTGATGCTTCAGAAATGGTAATGGACGCTTCAGTGCTTGATTCCGCGTTCACTTCTGAggttggaggaggaggaggaggagaaggagctGGGAATGCTAGAGATTCACTCAGGTCATTTGATCAGATTCCTTGGAACTTCAGCCTTTCTGATCTCACCGCAGATCTGTCAAATTTGGGAG ATGTGTATGTTGCAGAGTTAGGAGGTTTGGGAAACTATCCAGGCTCTCCATTTCTTCCATCTGATTCAGAGATTTTGCTGGATTCTCCTGACCATGAGGACATAG AGGAGTTTTTCGTGGACGTCCCTGGACCTCCTTGTTCTAATACAGATGAAGAGAAGCCTTGA
- the LOC108857544 gene encoding uncharacterized protein LOC108857544 isoform X2, translating into MNNGQELQSSTQASHQGEQHQSLGAPPPIQDAVSVSASSNDSRKVSRQDIELVQNLIERCLQLYMNRDEVVKTLLARARIDPGFTRLVWQKLEEENADFFRAYYIRLKLKKQIILFNHLLEHQYHLMRYPPLVPPKIPLAPIPNGMHPMAAPVVNMPMGYPVLQHPQMHVHGHPHIDAMGMSSCHVVNGVPAPANFQPLKMNDMVIDTNVEDATTQVIPPNSGGMSEMAVSPASVASSGHFPFDASEMVMDASVLDSAFTSEVGGGGGGEGAGNARDSLRSFDQIPWNFSLSDLTADLSNLGELGGLGNYPGSPFLPSDSEILLDSPDHEDIEEFFVDVPGPPCSNTDEEKP; encoded by the exons ATGAATAACGGACAG GAACTACAATCTTCCACTCAAGCTTCACATCAAGGTGAACAGCACCAATCACTAGGTGCTCCTCCTCCTATACAAGATGCTGTTTCTGTATCTGCTTCAAGCAATGACAGTAGGAAAGTCTCAAGACAAGATATTGAACTT GTCCAGAATTTGATAGAAAGATGTCTTCAGTTGTACATGAACAGAGACGAGGTCGTGAAGACCCTCTTGGCCCGTGCACGAATTGACCCTGGATTTACACGCTTAG TTTGGCAGAAACTGGAAGAAGAGAACGCAGACTTCTTCAGGGCTTATTACATAAGGTTGAAACTAAAGAAGCAAATCATTTTGTTCAATCATTTGCTTGAGCACCAGTACCATCTCATGAGGTATCCTCCTCTTGTACCTCCAAAGATTCCTCTGGCACCTATACCAAACGGAATGCATCCCATGGCGGCACCTG TAGTAAACATGCCAATGGGGTATCCAGTGCTACAACATCCTCAAATGCATGTTCATGGCCATCCCCATATTGATGCAATGGGAATGTCAAGCTGCCATGTTGTTAACGGAGTCCCTGCACCTGCTAATTTCCAGCCATTGAAGATGAACGA CATGGTGATTGATACAAACGTGGAAGATGCAACTACTCAAGTGATTCCACCAAACAGTGGTGGGATGTCTGAGATGGCAGTGAGTCCAGCTTCAGTGGCATCAAGTGGACACTTTCCGTTTGATGCTTCAGAAATGGTAATGGACGCTTCAGTGCTTGATTCCGCGTTCACTTCTGAggttggaggaggaggaggaggagaaggagctGGGAATGCTAGAGATTCACTCAGGTCATTTGATCAGATTCCTTGGAACTTCAGCCTTTCTGATCTCACCGCAGATCTGTCAAATTTGGGAG AGTTAGGAGGTTTGGGAAACTATCCAGGCTCTCCATTTCTTCCATCTGATTCAGAGATTTTGCTGGATTCTCCTGACCATGAGGACATAG AGGAGTTTTTCGTGGACGTCCCTGGACCTCCTTGTTCTAATACAGATGAAGAGAAGCCTTGA